A single window of Sander lucioperca isolate FBNREF2018 chromosome 22, SLUC_FBN_1.2, whole genome shotgun sequence DNA harbors:
- the pdk2a gene encoding pyruvate dehydrogenase (acetyl-transferring) kinase isozyme 2, mitochondrial, translating into MKFVRFIMKNAALASVPKHIDHFSKFSPSPLSMKQFLDFGSINACEKTSFVFLRQELPVRLSNIMKEINLLPDKLLTTPSVQTVQSWYIQSLMEILEFLDKNPDDYKVLGEFVDALVTIRNRHNDVVPTMAEGIIEYKEVFPQDLMTNQNIQYFLDRFYMSRISIRMLINQHTLIFDGTLNPVHPNTIGSIDPHCQVGDVVQDAFNSAKMLCEQYYLRSPDLILQEICVKEKKNYPISIEYVPSHLYHMLFELFKNAMRATIETHDDSNNLPPIKVMVSLGDEDMSIKVSDKGGGVPFRRIENLFSYMYSTAPAPHIGERTRPPLAGFGYGLPISRLYAKYFQGDLQLYSMEGHGTDAVIYLKALSTDSIERLPVYNKTALKNYKVSQEADDWCIPSKEPLDLSIYKMPK; encoded by the exons ATGAAGTTCGTTAGGTTTATAATGAAAAACGCCGCCTTGGCCAGTGTGCCAAAACACATCGATCATTTCTCTAAGTTTTCTCCTTCACCGCTCTCCATGAAGCAATTTCTTGATTTCG GTTCCATCAACGCCTGTGAGAAGacatcttttgtttttctgagaCAGGAGCTCCCTGTAAGACTTTCAAACATTATGAAGGAGATTAACCTGTTGCCTGACAAACTGCTCACCACCCCATCTGTGCAAACAGTGCAGAGCTG gtaCATCCAGAGTTTAATGGAGATCCTTGAATTCCTAGACAAGAATCCTGATGACTACAAAGTCCTGGGAGA GTTTGTCGACGCATTGGTTACCATCAGAAACAGGCACAACGATGTAGTGCCTACTATGGCCGAGGGTATCATAGAATACAAAGAGGTCTTCCCTCAGGACCTAATGACCAACCAGAACATCCAATACTTTCTGGACCGCTTCTACATGAGCCGCATCTCTATTCGCATGCTCATCAACCAGCACA CTCTTATTTTTGATGGTACCCTCAACCCTGTCCACCCAAACACCATTGGGAGCATTGACCCTCACTGTCAAGTCGGAGATGTAGTCCAGG ATGCCTTCAACAGTGCCAAGATGCTATGTGAACAGTACTACCTCCGCTCCCCAGATCTGATACTACAGGAGATATGCG tcAAGGAGAAGAAGAACTATCCAATAAGCATCGAATACGTGCCCTCTCACCTTTACCACATGCTGTTTGAGCTCTTCAAG AATGCCATGAGAGCCACTATTGAGACCCATGACGACAGCAACAACCTTCCACCCATTAAAGTCATGGTGTCTCTTGGAGATGAGGACATGTCAATCAAG GTGAGCGACAAGGGTGGCGGTGTCCCCTTTCGAAGGATCGAGAACCTTTTCAGTTACATGTACTCCACTGCTCCTGCTCCACACATAGGAGAGCGCACACGGCCTCCACTG GCTGGCTTCGGCTACGGTCTGCCCATTTCTCGCCTCTACGCCAAGTACTTCCAGGGAGACCTGCAGCTCTACTCCATGGAGGGCCACGGCACAGACGCTGTCATCTACCTGAAG GCGCTGTCCACGGACTCCATCGAGAGGTTGCCGGTGTACAACAAAACTGCTCTGAAGAACTACAAAGTGAGCCAAGAGGCCGACGACTGGTGCATACCCAGTAAAGAGCCCCTAGATCTGAGCATCTATAAGATGCCCAAGTGA